One segment of Alligator mississippiensis isolate rAllMis1 chromosome 13, rAllMis1, whole genome shotgun sequence DNA contains the following:
- the LOC132244625 gene encoding voltage-dependent T-type calcium channel subunit alpha-1H-like, giving the protein MRGGGTDLVSPLCSAVQVPAAIMTDGERREPFQPPASEEVRVPIASLPSQAPRPGEDEDALSACKSIQGSLGSGGSPTRDPARELGSEEEEQVPYPALAPTVFFCLKQTTRPRSWCLKL; this is encoded by the exons ATGCGAGGGGGTGGCACGGACTTGGTGTCCCCCCTTTGTTCTGCTGTCCAG GTCCCGGCTGCTATCATGACTGATGGCGAGAGGAGAGAGCCCTTCCAGCCGCCGGCGAGCGAGGAGGTGCGGGTGCCCAtagcctccctccccagccaggcgccccggcccggggagGACGAGGATGCTCTCAGCGCCTGCAAGTCgatccagggcagcctgggctcgGGGGGCTCCCCCACCCGGGATCCGGCTCGGGAGTTGGGctcagaggaggaggaacaggtCCCTTACCCGGCACTGGCGCCCACCGTCTTCTTCTGCCTCAAGCAAACCACCCGGCCGCGCAGCTGGTGCCTCAAACTG tga